A genomic region of Caenorhabditis elegans chromosome V contains the following coding sequences:
- the nova-1 gene encoding K Homology domain-containing protein (Confirmed by transcript evidence), protein MAVIESIQDKIREKCADQGGSDAFDHKNTSRGAEIKIVMPNTSAGMVIGKSGANIKDIREQFGCQIQVYPKAGSVEAKTSLERVVTVAHDEASALLQAASRVLEKVASDPHHASEINKEDFGKGSGPSGSANSGPSGGGGGGGGGGQSNNNSSFSSVPAFNGGGGGGGGMNVGAAGFGGGGGQGYGGPQFGGQGGPQFGNGNNKYPMSGLGNNELLSFLDNLQSTLRTSGFNEQSVSEVMQAMQVLAKYNIMGLGLGLGVAAMAQMRTGQESQGMSANHGSAGFGDGYGQGGVQGGPQGPQGGGGDQSYWRR, encoded by the exons ATGGCCGTAATCGAGTCGATTCAGGACAAAATTCGCGAGAAATGTGCCGATCAAGGAGGTTCCGACGCTTTTGATCATAAAAATACATCTCGTGGCGCTGAAATTAAGATTGTAATGCCAAATACGTCGGCTGGAATGGTTATTGGAAAATCTGGAGCCAATATTAAGGATATTCGTGAACAATTTGGGTGCCAAATTCAAGTTTACCCGAAAGCTGGCTCTGTTGAAGCTAAAACTTCTCTTGAAAGAGTTGTCACTGTGGCTCATGATGAAGCATCG GCCCTCCTTCAAGCCGCCTCACGTGTTCTGGAAAAAGTGGCCTCTGACCCCCACCATGCTTCAGAAATCAATAAAGAAGATTTCGGAAAAGGCTCTGGACCATCAGGCTCTGCAAATTCAGGCCCATCAGGCGGCGGCGGTGGCGGTGGCGGCGGCGGCCAATCCAACAATAATTCATCATTCTCATCAGTTCCAGCTTTCAATggaggtggtggaggtggtggtggaatgAATGTCGGTGCAGCAGGATtcggaggtggtggtggacaGGGTTACGGTGGTCCACAATTTGGTGGACAGGGAGGACCACAATTTGGAAATGGGAATAATAAGTATCCGATGAGTGGGCTTGGAAATAATGAACTACTCTCATTCTTGGATAATCTTCAATCAACTCTTCGTACTTCTGGATTCAATGAGCAAAGTGTTTCAGAGGTTATGCAGGCTATGCAG GTGCTCGCCAAGTACAACATTATGGGCCTCGGACTTGGCCTCGGTGTCGCCGCAATGGCCCAAATGCGTACAGGCCAAGAGTCGCAGGGAATGTCGGCAAATCATGGATCTGCCGGTTTTGGAGATGGTTATGGACAAGGAGGTGTACAGGGAGGGCCACAAGGACCACAGGGTGGTGGTGGTGATCAG TCTTACTGGCGTCGATGA
- the nova-1 gene encoding K Homology domain-containing protein (Confirmed by transcript evidence) has translation MAEEFTEDSKTQQGVKRTQDASDGPANKKAHFGGEEEGGDHLSIKILIPSNAVGAIIGKGGEAMRNLKNDNNCRVQMSKNSETYPGTSERICLVKGRLNNIMAVIESIQDKIREKCADQGGSDAFDHKNTSRGAEIKIVMPNTSAGMVIGKSGANIKDIREQFGCQIQVYPKAGSVEAKTSLERVVTVAHDEASALLQAASRVLEKVASDPHHASEINKEDFGKGSGPSGSANSGPSGGGGGGGGGGQSNNNSSFSSVPAFNGGGGGGGGMNVGAAGFGGGGGQGYGGPQFGGQGGPQFGNGNNKYPMSGLGNNELLSFLDNLQSTLRTSGFNEQSVSEVMQAMQVLAKYNIMGLGLGLGVAAMAQMRTGQESQGMSANHGSAGFGDGYGQGGVQGGPQGPQGGGGDQSYWRR, from the exons atGGCTGAGGAGTTCACCGAAGACTCAAAAACGCAACAAGGCGTAAAACGGACTCAAGACGCTTCAGATGGTCCAGCTAACAAGAAAGCTCATTTTGGAGGCGAAGAAGAGGGTGGAGATCATCTTTCAATTAAGATTTTGATTCCATCAAATGCTGTTGGAGCAATTATTGGAAAAGGAGGAGAAGCGAtgagaaatctcaaaaatgacaataatTGTCGTGTTCAAATGAGCAAGAACAGCGAAACGTATCCGG gaactTCCGAGCGTATTTGTCTCGTCAAAGGACGCCTCAACAACATTATGGCCGTAATCGAGTCGATTCAGGACAAAATTCGCGAGAAATGTGCCGATCAAGGAGGTTCCGACGCTTTTGATCATAAAAATACATCTCGTGGCGCTGAAATTAAGATTGTAATGCCAAATACGTCGGCTGGAATGGTTATTGGAAAATCTGGAGCCAATATTAAGGATATTCGTGAACAATTTGGGTGCCAAATTCAAGTTTACCCGAAAGCTGGCTCTGTTGAAGCTAAAACTTCTCTTGAAAGAGTTGTCACTGTGGCTCATGATGAAGCATCG GCCCTCCTTCAAGCCGCCTCACGTGTTCTGGAAAAAGTGGCCTCTGACCCCCACCATGCTTCAGAAATCAATAAAGAAGATTTCGGAAAAGGCTCTGGACCATCAGGCTCTGCAAATTCAGGCCCATCAGGCGGCGGCGGTGGCGGTGGCGGCGGCGGCCAATCCAACAATAATTCATCATTCTCATCAGTTCCAGCTTTCAATggaggtggtggaggtggtggtggaatgAATGTCGGTGCAGCAGGATtcggaggtggtggtggacaGGGTTACGGTGGTCCACAATTTGGTGGACAGGGAGGACCACAATTTGGAAATGGGAATAATAAGTATCCGATGAGTGGGCTTGGAAATAATGAACTACTCTCATTCTTGGATAATCTTCAATCAACTCTTCGTACTTCTGGATTCAATGAGCAAAGTGTTTCAGAGGTTATGCAGGCTATGCAG GTGCTCGCCAAGTACAACATTATGGGCCTCGGACTTGGCCTCGGTGTCGCCGCAATGGCCCAAATGCGTACAGGCCAAGAGTCGCAGGGAATGTCGGCAAATCATGGATCTGCCGGTTTTGGAGATGGTTATGGACAAGGAGGTGTACAGGGAGGGCCACAAGGACCACAGGGTGGTGGTGGTGATCAG TCTTACTGGCGTCGATGA
- the nova-1 gene encoding K Homology domain-containing protein (Confirmed by transcript evidence): protein MEEIMAEEFTEDSKTQQGVKRTQDASDGPANKKAHFGGEEEGGDHLSIKILIPSNAVGAIIGKGGEAMRNLKNDNNCRVQMSKNSETYPGTSERICLVKGRLNNIMAVIESIQDKIREKCADQGGSDAFDHKNTSRGAEIKIVMPNTSAGMVIGKSGANIKDIREQFGCQIQVYPKAGSVEAKTSLERVVTVAHDEASALLQAASRVLEKVASDPHHASEINKEDFGKGSGPSGSANSGPSGGGGGGGGGGQSNNNSSFSSVPAFNGGGGGGGGMNVGAAGFGGGGGQGYGGPQFGGQGGPQFGNGNNKYPMSGLGNNELLSFLDNLQSTLRTSGFNEQSVSEVMQAMQVLAKYNIMGLGLGLGVAAMAQMRTGQESQGMSANHGSAGFGDGYGQGGVQGGPQGPQGGGGDQSYWRR from the exons ATGGAAG aaataatGGCTGAGGAGTTCACCGAAGACTCAAAAACGCAACAAGGCGTAAAACGGACTCAAGACGCTTCAGATGGTCCAGCTAACAAGAAAGCTCATTTTGGAGGCGAAGAAGAGGGTGGAGATCATCTTTCAATTAAGATTTTGATTCCATCAAATGCTGTTGGAGCAATTATTGGAAAAGGAGGAGAAGCGAtgagaaatctcaaaaatgacaataatTGTCGTGTTCAAATGAGCAAGAACAGCGAAACGTATCCGG gaactTCCGAGCGTATTTGTCTCGTCAAAGGACGCCTCAACAACATTATGGCCGTAATCGAGTCGATTCAGGACAAAATTCGCGAGAAATGTGCCGATCAAGGAGGTTCCGACGCTTTTGATCATAAAAATACATCTCGTGGCGCTGAAATTAAGATTGTAATGCCAAATACGTCGGCTGGAATGGTTATTGGAAAATCTGGAGCCAATATTAAGGATATTCGTGAACAATTTGGGTGCCAAATTCAAGTTTACCCGAAAGCTGGCTCTGTTGAAGCTAAAACTTCTCTTGAAAGAGTTGTCACTGTGGCTCATGATGAAGCATCG GCCCTCCTTCAAGCCGCCTCACGTGTTCTGGAAAAAGTGGCCTCTGACCCCCACCATGCTTCAGAAATCAATAAAGAAGATTTCGGAAAAGGCTCTGGACCATCAGGCTCTGCAAATTCAGGCCCATCAGGCGGCGGCGGTGGCGGTGGCGGCGGCGGCCAATCCAACAATAATTCATCATTCTCATCAGTTCCAGCTTTCAATggaggtggtggaggtggtggtggaatgAATGTCGGTGCAGCAGGATtcggaggtggtggtggacaGGGTTACGGTGGTCCACAATTTGGTGGACAGGGAGGACCACAATTTGGAAATGGGAATAATAAGTATCCGATGAGTGGGCTTGGAAATAATGAACTACTCTCATTCTTGGATAATCTTCAATCAACTCTTCGTACTTCTGGATTCAATGAGCAAAGTGTTTCAGAGGTTATGCAGGCTATGCAG GTGCTCGCCAAGTACAACATTATGGGCCTCGGACTTGGCCTCGGTGTCGCCGCAATGGCCCAAATGCGTACAGGCCAAGAGTCGCAGGGAATGTCGGCAAATCATGGATCTGCCGGTTTTGGAGATGGTTATGGACAAGGAGGTGTACAGGGAGGGCCACAAGGACCACAGGGTGGTGGTGGTGATCAG TCTTACTGGCGTCGATGA
- the nova-1 gene encoding KH domain-containing protein (Confirmed by transcript evidence), giving the protein MGLGLGLGVAAMAQMRTGQESQGMSANHGSAGFGDGYGQGGVQGGPQGPQGGGGDQSYWRR; this is encoded by the exons ATGGGCCTCGGACTTGGCCTCGGTGTCGCCGCAATGGCCCAAATGCGTACAGGCCAAGAGTCGCAGGGAATGTCGGCAAATCATGGATCTGCCGGTTTTGGAGATGGTTATGGACAAGGAGGTGTACAGGGAGGGCCACAAGGACCACAGGGTGGTGGTGGTGATCAG TCTTACTGGCGTCGATGA
- the fbxa-106 gene encoding F-box domain-containing protein (Confirmed by transcript evidence) — protein MGERVSFLSRICTENERPCSKAPSMSNLPLDVIHKIVEKVEPIERLSVRKVCRNFRAIVDNKDPGIKRVVLNIHHSQFQIHSHCTVNYNDRNERFKGVNGLKMAETDLSVVMKNSKLQLEVLEFQGYDRIQKKETFMNWFKEMSDSKNLYKVKRIDFSINLPTFAATIFPLLQPGFLEEICIYCSGNPDYVDQLFEMEQWKRAKSIFIDSYGEKHFPIENLFHLTHFFIDTAYLSVADAVKIRDILLKSTVFESGIITSRNIFSVGVVRVFNPNFIARRPFRVDYDNGSHFSLLYDHISIKIEKKK, from the exons ATGGGCGAGAGAGTGAGCTTTTTGAGCCGAATTTGTACTGAAAACG aGAGGCCGTGCTCCAAGGCTCCATCGATGTCGAATTTGCCATTGGACGTCATTCATAAAATTGTGGAAAAGGTTGAACCAATCGAACG gctttCTGTCCGTAAAGTCTGCCGCAACTTTCGTGCAATCGTCGATAATAAGGATCCTGGAATCAAGCGCGTTGTACTTAACATCCATCACTCTCAATTCCAGAT TCATTCGCATTGCACAGTAAACTACAATGATCGGAATGAGCGCTTTAAAGGAGTGAACGGCTTGAAAATGGCTGAGACAGACTTGTCAGTGGTGATGAAGAACTCGAAACTTCAATTGGAAGTCCTTGAATTCCAAGGATATGATCGTATTCAAAAGAAGGAAACATTTATGAATTGGTTCAAAGAAATGTCCGATTCAAAAAACCTCTACAAGGTAAAAAGAATCGACTTTTCCATTAATCTTCCAACTTTTGCCGCAACAATTTTTCCGCTTCTTCAACCAGGATTTCTAGAAGAAATTTGCATTTACTGCAGCGGGAATCCAGATTACGTCgatcaattatttgaaatggAGCAATGGAAAAGAGCCAAgtcgatttttattgattcatATGGAGAGAAGCATTTCCCAATTGAAAATCTCTTCCATCTTACCCACTTCTTCATTGATACGGCGTATCTTTCTGTCGCTGATGCTGTTAAAATCAGAgat attctctTGAAATCGACTGTTTTTGAGTCTGGAATCATCACTTCTAGAAATATCTTCAGCGTTGGAGTTGTGCGAGTTTTCAATCCAAATTTCATTGCTAGAAGACCTTTTCGCGTTGACTATGACAATGGCTCTCACTTCAGCCTCTTATACGATCATATTTCTATCAAAATcgaaaagaagaaataa
- the fbxa-106 gene encoding F-box domain-containing protein (Confirmed by transcript evidence): MGERVSFLSRICTENERPCSKAPSMSNLPLDVIHKIVEKVEPIERLSVRKVCRNFRAIVDNKDPGIKRVVLNIHHSQFQMWLLDAKSTVIHYDFSHSHCTVNYNDRNERFKGVNGLKMAETDLSVVMKNSKLQLEVLEFQGYDRIQKKETFMNWFKEMSDSKNLYKVKRIDFSINLPTFAATIFPLLQPGFLEEICIYCSGNPDYVDQLFEMEQWKRAKSIFIDSYGEKHFPIENLFHLTHFFIDTAYLSVADAVKIRDILLKSTVFESGIITSRNIFSVGVVRVFNPNFIARRPFRVDYDNGSHFSLLYDHISIKIEKKK; encoded by the exons ATGGGCGAGAGAGTGAGCTTTTTGAGCCGAATTTGTACTGAAAACG aGAGGCCGTGCTCCAAGGCTCCATCGATGTCGAATTTGCCATTGGACGTCATTCATAAAATTGTGGAAAAGGTTGAACCAATCGAACG gctttCTGTCCGTAAAGTCTGCCGCAACTTTCGTGCAATCGTCGATAATAAGGATCCTGGAATCAAGCGCGTTGTACTTAACATCCATCACTCTCAATTCCAGATGTGGCTGCTTGACGCAAAATCTACTGTAATTCACTATGATTTCAGTCATTCGCATTGCACAGTAAACTACAATGATCGGAATGAGCGCTTTAAAGGAGTGAACGGCTTGAAAATGGCTGAGACAGACTTGTCAGTGGTGATGAAGAACTCGAAACTTCAATTGGAAGTCCTTGAATTCCAAGGATATGATCGTATTCAAAAGAAGGAAACATTTATGAATTGGTTCAAAGAAATGTCCGATTCAAAAAACCTCTACAAGGTAAAAAGAATCGACTTTTCCATTAATCTTCCAACTTTTGCCGCAACAATTTTTCCGCTTCTTCAACCAGGATTTCTAGAAGAAATTTGCATTTACTGCAGCGGGAATCCAGATTACGTCgatcaattatttgaaatggAGCAATGGAAAAGAGCCAAgtcgatttttattgattcatATGGAGAGAAGCATTTCCCAATTGAAAATCTCTTCCATCTTACCCACTTCTTCATTGATACGGCGTATCTTTCTGTCGCTGATGCTGTTAAAATCAGAgat attctctTGAAATCGACTGTTTTTGAGTCTGGAATCATCACTTCTAGAAATATCTTCAGCGTTGGAGTTGTGCGAGTTTTCAATCCAAATTTCATTGCTAGAAGACCTTTTCGCGTTGACTATGACAATGGCTCTCACTTCAGCCTCTTATACGATCATATTTCTATCAAAATcgaaaagaagaaataa
- the fbxa-106 gene encoding F-box domain-containing protein (Confirmed by transcript evidence) yields the protein MSNLPLDVIHKIVEKVEPIERLSVRKVCRNFRAIVDNKDPGIKRVVLNIHHSQFQMWLLDAKSTVIHYDFSHSHCTVNYNDRNERFKGVNGLKMAETDLSVVMKNSKLQLEVLEFQGYDRIQKKETFMNWFKEMSDSKNLYKVKRIDFSINLPTFAATIFPLLQPGFLEEICIYCSGNPDYVDQLFEMEQWKRAKSIFIDSYGEKHFPIENLFHLTHFFIDTAYLSVADAVKIRDILLKSTVFESGIITSRNIFSVGVVRVFNPNFIARRPFRVDYDNGSHFSLLYDHISIKIEKKK from the exons ATGTCGAATTTGCCATTGGACGTCATTCATAAAATTGTGGAAAAGGTTGAACCAATCGAACG gctttCTGTCCGTAAAGTCTGCCGCAACTTTCGTGCAATCGTCGATAATAAGGATCCTGGAATCAAGCGCGTTGTACTTAACATCCATCACTCTCAATTCCAGATGTGGCTGCTTGACGCAAAATCTACTGTAATTCACTATGATTTCAGTCATTCGCATTGCACAGTAAACTACAATGATCGGAATGAGCGCTTTAAAGGAGTGAACGGCTTGAAAATGGCTGAGACAGACTTGTCAGTGGTGATGAAGAACTCGAAACTTCAATTGGAAGTCCTTGAATTCCAAGGATATGATCGTATTCAAAAGAAGGAAACATTTATGAATTGGTTCAAAGAAATGTCCGATTCAAAAAACCTCTACAAGGTAAAAAGAATCGACTTTTCCATTAATCTTCCAACTTTTGCCGCAACAATTTTTCCGCTTCTTCAACCAGGATTTCTAGAAGAAATTTGCATTTACTGCAGCGGGAATCCAGATTACGTCgatcaattatttgaaatggAGCAATGGAAAAGAGCCAAgtcgatttttattgattcatATGGAGAGAAGCATTTCCCAATTGAAAATCTCTTCCATCTTACCCACTTCTTCATTGATACGGCGTATCTTTCTGTCGCTGATGCTGTTAAAATCAGAgat attctctTGAAATCGACTGTTTTTGAGTCTGGAATCATCACTTCTAGAAATATCTTCAGCGTTGGAGTTGTGCGAGTTTTCAATCCAAATTTCATTGCTAGAAGACCTTTTCGCGTTGACTATGACAATGGCTCTCACTTCAGCCTCTTATACGATCATATTTCTATCAAAATcgaaaagaagaaataa
- the Y59A8B.12 gene encoding MATH domain-containing protein (Confirmed by transcript evidence): protein MADNGNEEDRNGYIINRTRFAADFHNRNEDLSEWEEMRGIEWDLILHSDGGQLYTQLVTRSRLQYEIPCKFLLEAQYGQVKVGENFDVTVSSRNHTFGMRIDQPADNGAIKITAYIDF from the exons atggcCGATAATGGGAACGAGGAGGACCGAAACGGCTACATCATCAACCGAACTCGATTTGCCGCCGATTTTCACAACAGAAATGAAGATTTATCGGAATGGGAAGAGATGCGAGGCATCGAATG GGATCTCATTCTTCACAGCGACGGAGGCCAACTTTACACACAGCTGGTCACTCGTTCTCGGCTACAATACGAAATCCCATGCAAATTCCTGCTGGAAGCTCAATATGGACAAGTAAAAGTCGGAGAAAACTTTGATGTGACAGTTTCTTCACGGAATCATACATTCGGAATGCGAATTGACCAACCTGCTGACAATGGAGCCATCAAGATTACTGCTTATAttgatttctga